Proteins encoded by one window of bacterium:
- a CDS encoding VIT1/CCC1 transporter family protein, whose protein sequence is MPQTSHAERHFTASESVRDVVIGMSDGLTVPFALAAGLSGAIASPAIIVTAGLAEVAAGSIAMGLGGYLAAKSDAEHFASEHGREVREIETVPDVETEEVRHVFAEYGLTAEESAPVVDALKRRPSAWVDFMMRFELGLEKPDPRRALASALTIATAYVSGGLIPLVPYMVSTRIHEALVASVFVTLAALAVFGYVKGRFTGAHPSRSAAQTVLVGGLAAAAAFGLARLVSPSH, encoded by the coding sequence ATGCCACAGACCTCTCACGCCGAGCGTCATTTCACCGCCAGTGAGTCCGTTCGCGATGTGGTGATTGGCATGTCAGACGGGTTAACGGTACCGTTCGCGCTGGCGGCAGGCCTATCCGGCGCCATAGCGTCACCGGCTATTATTGTGACCGCTGGACTTGCGGAAGTTGCGGCGGGTTCCATCGCCATGGGCCTCGGTGGGTACCTCGCCGCGAAGAGCGATGCCGAGCACTTTGCGAGCGAACACGGGCGGGAAGTCCGCGAGATTGAGACCGTGCCTGATGTCGAGACCGAGGAAGTGCGCCACGTGTTTGCGGAGTACGGCCTGACGGCGGAGGAAAGCGCACCCGTCGTCGACGCGCTCAAAAGACGCCCCTCGGCATGGGTGGACTTTATGATGCGGTTCGAACTCGGCCTGGAGAAGCCGGACCCAAGGCGGGCGTTAGCCAGCGCCCTGACCATCGCGACGGCGTACGTGAGCGGCGGGCTGATCCCGCTCGTGCCGTACATGGTGAGCACACGCATCCACGAAGCGCTCGTGGCATCGGTATTCGTCACACTCGCCGCACTGGCGGTGTTCGGGTATGTGAAGGGACGCTTCACAGGCGCACACCCCTCGCGGAGCGCGGCGCAGACTGTGCTCGTCGGCGGATTGGCGGCCGCGGCAGCGTTTGGACTGGCTCGTCTCGTCTCGCCCAGTCACTAA